The following coding sequences lie in one Halogeometricum rufum genomic window:
- a CDS encoding PH domain-containing protein, whose product MRPENEWFKPEQLTQYYYAAEALALGVVAVVVGVLAVTGVLFAVNDWVVVGGGGVALAGFAFLTWWIRAFYRTADYRLGDEELEYRRGVFFRQRTAVPYNRITNVDASQGPLQRLVGAGTVGVHTAGFGGQTGAELSVTGVSDYEEIKDQILGKVRRRRPESTEGDDAVETGRAGGEVGSESGELLAELRRIRELLEGGRTA is encoded by the coding sequence ATGAGACCAGAGAACGAGTGGTTCAAGCCGGAGCAACTGACGCAGTACTACTACGCGGCCGAAGCGCTCGCCCTCGGCGTCGTCGCCGTCGTCGTCGGCGTCCTCGCAGTCACCGGCGTCCTGTTCGCGGTCAACGACTGGGTCGTGGTCGGCGGCGGCGGCGTCGCTCTCGCCGGGTTCGCCTTCCTCACGTGGTGGATTCGGGCGTTCTACCGGACGGCCGACTACCGACTCGGGGACGAGGAACTCGAGTACCGCCGCGGCGTGTTCTTCCGCCAGCGGACGGCGGTCCCCTACAACCGCATCACGAACGTCGACGCCTCGCAAGGTCCCCTCCAGCGACTCGTCGGCGCCGGAACGGTCGGCGTCCACACCGCCGGGTTCGGCGGGCAGACGGGGGCCGAACTCTCCGTCACCGGGGTGAGCGACTACGAGGAGATAAAGGACCAGATTCTGGGCAAAGTCCGTCGCCGGCGTCCCGAATCGACCGAGGGAGACGACGCCGTCGAGACGGGGCGGGCGGGGGGCGAGGTCGGGTCGGAGTCCGGGGAACTCCTCGCGGAACTGCGGCGCATCAGAGAACTGCTCGAAGGAGGGCGCACCGCCTGA
- a CDS encoding CPBP family intramembrane glutamic endopeptidase, with protein sequence MTTGTAESSTHRSASPAALVGLVVALFGVPLLWPLDLPTRVGWSVASSTLVGSLTNWLVVAVLLTVVVRWERRSLASIGVRRPTRRQALVALGAGVVAVVLGLLATGAAVVAFDVRQPEALSAIGRLSLPVKLALVGTAVVSEEILWRGYPIERLTELTGRLWVGAAVSFVVFLGVHYPAWGLVGAIPQSVFTLALVGVYAWSRNAVASMLTHAVVNVCMVLVLPAFL encoded by the coding sequence ATGACGACGGGTACCGCGGAGTCCTCGACGCACCGAAGCGCCTCGCCGGCGGCACTCGTGGGTCTGGTCGTCGCGCTGTTCGGCGTTCCGCTCCTCTGGCCGCTCGACCTCCCGACCCGCGTCGGCTGGTCGGTGGCGAGTTCGACGCTCGTCGGCAGTCTCACGAACTGGCTGGTGGTCGCGGTCCTCCTCACCGTCGTCGTCCGCTGGGAGCGCCGCTCGCTCGCCTCCATCGGGGTCCGGCGACCGACCCGCCGACAGGCGCTCGTGGCGCTCGGTGCCGGCGTCGTCGCCGTCGTCCTCGGCCTCCTCGCGACCGGTGCGGCGGTCGTCGCCTTCGACGTTCGACAGCCCGAGGCGCTGTCGGCTATCGGTCGACTGTCGCTCCCGGTGAAGCTCGCACTCGTCGGCACCGCCGTCGTCAGCGAGGAGATTCTCTGGCGCGGGTATCCGATAGAGCGACTCACCGAACTGACCGGTCGGCTGTGGGTCGGCGCCGCCGTCAGTTTCGTCGTCTTCCTCGGGGTCCACTACCCCGCGTGGGGGCTCGTCGGCGCGATTCCGCAGTCCGTCTTCACGCTCGCCCTCGTCGGCGTCTACGCGTGGAGTCGGAACGCGGTGGCTAGCATGCTCACGCACGCCGTCGTCAACGTCTGCATGGTGCTCGTGTTACCGGCGTTCCTGTGA